A stretch of DNA from Anopheles ziemanni chromosome 3, idAnoZiCoDA_A2_x.2, whole genome shotgun sequence:
atcTTATACCaattcaataaaacattttttcataattgTATATTGTCCTCTGAtgagaatgtttttatttttacttcacaAAATGAATGCAAGGAATATAAATCGAAATTTGTTCAGCATTTTCTAAGTACCATGTTGAAATACTTGATGAATATCTActtgattgaaatattttattttaacagaGAATTCTTACATACTTCAGGCATACTGAGCTTAGTCCTGTTTGTTCTGTGAAATCTCATTATTCAGCCATGAAATTCACAAAGGATATATTCAGTTATAAAGTGCCGGTTCATTTGACCGGGGCATCTTGCCACATTTTCCCTTATAAACGTTTTATTCCATGCGGGGTCTATGCGTAGCTCCTGCCCGCACTTGCCTTTCAGGTCAGGTTCAATTGTTCATTTGGATCCTGGAACAAATGTCTACGAATAACTACGCAAAAGCACCCCTTTTCCAGCTCGTCCTCAACAACCTGGTGGTAAGGGACACTCCAAGCGATGGGCGTGTCAAAACCAGACATACTTTCCTTCCATACGGCAAACGGTAGAGACAAACACAAAATCGATTCATCGGTACATTTTCCTTGGGACTTTATTATCGATCCGCTTATTTTTCTTCGGAATCTAAGAGCACTTTAAGTTTGTACGGATGTGTCTTCGGGACGCCGGGACGTCATATTGTTCTTACAAACTAAACACGTGGCTTACGGCTAGAGGATGAGTGTTAAATTAACGGGAGGATGACATCTTTCGGGCTGTTCCCGGCTGTCTTGCCGGGCACGGTAATACTTGAAGAcggacaaacaaaaatactccaCCGAATAGAACGTATCGCACAAgctattttcttccttccggcGGCGTTTAATATCACAAATTTGTTCGTAGCAAATGTTCCGGTGAGGGAGGATGTTATGCAAGGGCCCGGGCAAGGATGGTGCAGAGAAGTAAGAGAATTGTGAAACTCCAGCGGGGGACGTCCATTGGAGCCGCACTACCGAGCTGGCCAAGCTCGGGTTTGTAGTCGTAGCAGGTCGGAAAGTTGGCAGGTGTCGGTAGCATCTCCGATCGGTCGCCCACCTTGAGCACGAGTGACATTCCGATCTCGGCGTGAAACTCGATGTGGCAGTGGAACAACCAGTAACCTATAGGCAAAGACCAAACAGTTGGGAGTTAGAAGTagattctttttgtttctaattCTAATTACATTTGGATATCTTGTCCACGTTTCTTACCAGGATTGTTTGCGATGAAGCGAATGATGGTGTAACCACCGTCTGGAATGGTAACCGTGTCTTTGATAGGGGCTCGTTTGAACCTACGCTTCAGCAGACCCGCCTCGTCCATGGCGCGTATGTCCTCGACGGTAGTGTTCCGGCTAATCCGATCCATTCCCACCACACGGAACGCATGTCCGTGCAGGTGGAACGGATGGTTCGCATCGAACGTGTAGCCCTCGTCGATCATCACCATCTCCACGGTCGCGTGCAGCGGTATCTGTATCACGTGGCTACACTCACAGAACTCGCTGCGGCAGTTCCGATCCCGCACCGTCGTCTCATTGCAGAACTGACTCTCATCCAGCAGATCCTTGCCGGGTAGGAACGGAACCGGTGGCATTCGCATCGAGATGTGGTTCAGCTGGGGCGTATACAACCGGTTGGTGTTGTTGATGACCTGCCCAAACCCGTACAGGTTCGGTACGTGGAAGTGCGGGTTATCCTTGCCATAGAAGTCGTAGTACACGTAGAACTTGTAGTCCGTCTCGTTGCGCAGTAGCAATAGATCTTCCTGGTCGAGCGAGTTCGTCTCGGCGATGGTTATCACGTCCTCCGCCCCCGGACCCCGGTTGAGCGAGTTCAGCTGACGACCGGGTGCCTCGTAGTCGTACGGTGGCCACGACTCGTACTCCACGTCATCGGGCGCTCCCCGGTAGCGCAGCACGGCGAACTGGTACGCCGAGGTGAACCGCTCATCGCAATCCATCAGCCCTCGGAAGCGCATCAGATAGTTTCCAACCGGTTGGTTTGCCTTCACCACGAAATCGAACCGCTCGCCGGCGTAGCTCACGAACGATCCTAAATCGTCCACCGGTTGGATCCCAAATCCATCGGAAGCGATCACCGTTAGGTTGTGGTTCTCGATCGATAGCTCAACGGGGCAGTTCAGGAATTCGGCGTTGATCAGCCGGAACCGATAGCGGCGCCCCTTGTCCACGTGGAACACCTTCAGTGGGATGTGCCGTGACTCCGGTACAACGACCGCGTTGAAGTTGACCGTGCGGGACTGTCGTTTCATACGGTGGCGTACGTCCTGCGACCGAAGCACCATCTTCAGACCGTTGTTGCTACTTGCCTGCAGTAGCTCCACGTCATCCGATTCTCCGCGGTTCGATGGTACCGTTGTCGTGTCGATGTCTACCTCAGTCTGCACATCTTGTGGTTCCGTCGTGGGTGCTTCGGTTCTCTGGGTGTTCTCTTCCGCCTGATTAAACCGTTCCGTCGTTGGAAGATCCTCCCCAGTTTCGTCAAGCTCCGGCTGACTCGTAGAAGTACTCAACGGCGTCAGAGGGATCGGAAGCTTCGCAAACCGCTGGAAGTACTTCCCGCGGCCATTAATCAGCAAGTTCGGTGGCTTATTATCCCCGGTCGAGTGGTGATGGGCGGCGAACAGCGAAACGCCCTGCTCGTGGCCCCAATCCTGCACGGTGATCACGTGCTCCGATAGATCCTCATCGTACAACAGCTGCTGGATGTCGTTGTCCCGGCGGATAATAAGCGCCCCGAATGCTCCATCGCCCCGCTGCATACCGGTGTGCGAGTGCCAGAAGTGCGTGCCCGGGTTGTCCGCCCGGAACGTGTACCGGAATGTCGTGCCGGGACTGATCGGACACTGGGAGACGTGTGGCACGCCGTCCATGTAAGGCGTCCGGCGCTGGTGCAGTCCATGCCAGTGGATGGTCGTGCTTTCACCCATCAAATGGTTCTCCACGTCCACCACTATGATGTCGTTTTCGCACACCTCGATCGCCGGACCGGGCATCATACGGTTGATGACGGCCACGTTACGCCGCACGCCATCACCCGCGATACAATGGGGACGGTCACAGTCGGTCCGGTTCTGTGGGCAGTTGTAGCACGCCTTGCTTAGCGTCCGGTACCATTCCAGCCGGAATCGATAATAGCACGTTTCCGGTCGTCGACCTAGCGTACATTCCCGTCGGCATGGATGATCCCGGTAGCTCTGCTCGTCGAAGAAGTCCACTCCTTCCACGTCCTCTTCGAGGGGTGTGGTTCGGGAGGTCTCTGCTCTCGGGTCGGTACGATTGCACACCTTGCAACAGCCACTATCTACGAGGTCTTGCGTTGGACAGTTATCAACCGGAGGACACTGTTTGCGACTCGAGCTGATCGCGAAGAAGCCATCCTCCCTGTTGCACCGATACACCAGACACCCGTCGGGACTCTCCCACGAATCTCCCGCTCGATAGAACCGCTCGTCAAACTTGCACCGAGCTGGAACACACTGCGGACAACAGTGATTGCCGGAGAGTTGCGGTTCGAAACCCTAACAGAAAAGGAAATCACAACATCATTACACACTTTGTCCTTGTACGTCCTTCTGAAGAGTATCGTCTTACCTCCGGACAGGTGGTATTACACTCGATCCCGATGGAGTTGATAAAAGTCTCGTTCGCTTCATTCCGCAGACATTCGTAGTTCACGCAGGTACTGGCGTTGACCATGTTGAACCATTTTTCTCCGACGTCCCTCATCCTGACCTCTCCATTGGTGTAGGTCTCACAGAAGTTATCTACAAAACGAACCCCACACAACTCCGTTAATTCCTTCCAATCGTCGTTTGGTTTTCAAAGTGGATCCTGAACCACCTTACTTACCACAACGCTGCAGTGTACAGCAACGCCCAGGGACGGCTCGGGGACGTACCGTGCGCTCGACATCGCAGAACTCTATCGTTGGCGGACAGGCAGTGGGGTCGCAGTAAAGTCTTAACACCTCACAGCACGGATCCAGCTCTCGACGAACTCTCTGGCCTGGTTCAAGCGATGCCTCCGAAATGTTGGACAACGGGGGACATTTGCTTGTGTCGCAATCTAAAGGAATATAGAAGCAATTCAAACGACTTGTTAGATGTGTTAAATCATGTCAAGATGCAACATCTAGAATGTTCTAGTTCAATAAATTGTGTCCTCCTCAACCTACAGTGATGTTTTGTGATAGGCAGAAAAGTTTACATTTTCGTTGGTGTTAGtttaagttttaaattttttttggttgcatttcttttttaaaatatcttgTTATTCATAGCTTGAAAAAAATCAGACATAGATGAGGTGTTTCGGCATCAGCAATCAATTTCCTAATAACTTGATCTTATTATATGATCTATAGAAAATATCTCGTGAAAACAAGACAAAAGTTTATTAGGCTCAAAATGATTTGGTGTAAcgaacaaacatttttgaatctgtgtaaatacattttaaaaacgtTTAATCGAAAAGCAGCAACCCAAATCATCAAAGATTCCAGTCAGTGAAAAAGAGATCATAAAGTTCCGAACAATCCAACAGTGTCAAATCAAATATTGCAAAAGCATTTCCCGTGATGTTTTGCGTACGTATACTTTTCAAGAACCATTTATGTTTATGTCTGCATCAATGCTATCTAATTGATATTCACAACAGATACCGGTAGCTCCAAGAGCGCAGATGAAGATATGCAAGTGTCCACTGTATGTCATGTGCGAAAATTCACCACTCACTGTCAATCGTTTTGCGCCAACGTCCGACGAATAGACAGTAAGAAGCACCGATGCGCATCGGTACACATAAGATGACCTCCCCAAGTGGCGGCACTTCGAGTACAAGCTATGTTTAACACGCTGCCTTGCGTGCTACCTGGTGACCTTTAcagttgtatgtgtgtgcctttGGGTATGTGAGTCGCGTTGATCgccataaaattaataatccgAAAACCTTCATGCGCCGCGACGTGATGATAAACTAACATCGGGTTGATGTGGTTACAATCGTAATAGTACGGTTTGCCACTGCCACTTCCAGCGTAGGTGTATGACGTTTCTTCCGGGTCGTATAACCTTTGCCGAACGAGGTGATTCCTTCAGCCACTGCAGCCCGGTCTATGTCTGCTAGCTGGTTAACACGGTACAATGTTGTGAACTTCCAAACGATGTGCGAAAAGCCAATGAAAATTGCTGATCTtttttccaaggtgcttcTTCGTGCGATTAATCCCCACGAAAAACGATGCACCTTAATCCAATGAAATGCAGAAATGCAACCAATTAATTGCAAGCCCGCATCGATGCACCATTGCATCGAAAGCTCTTCGAAGGCCAcgtggaggtgcatcgaacgCATTTCGTTCTGTAACCCCAAAAGGGGGACGCACCGAAGTCAGCAAGCATCAGCTGATCCACAGGTGCAGGTGTAAATTGCTTCACCATTCCATTCCACAGTGTCCAATCAATTCCAATGACACGTACTGAAAACTAATCATGTCTCACGTTAATCACTAGGTGACGAATAGCTACTGGTCCTTTAATAACTGGCTGTCGATATTTGCATAATTCTTTGGAGAAGCATCGCACGCGCCGCCGACGTGACGTGGGACGATTGCCGCCTTTTATGGCCGAGCTTTTCATCTGACACTTTAAACACACGCCCACACGGCAACGGTAGCGTCCCTTGGTGGCATCCGAGATGACTACAAAGTACGGAGTTTCGAGCTCGTCAATCATCTGTTGTTGTATCACGCTCGTTGCGAATTATTTACAAACTCATCTAGTCCGTTTCGCCATATTCAGATGGTTCTATTTTGCTTGACCCGGTGCTTGTTCCGCCTTATACCGCCATTAGATAAGCCGGATAAACGTGGAACCTCGGGCTCTCGGATATCGCAAAAACCGGTTATGGCTAGCGATCAAAATGAGGCTGAACTCCCCATATGCCGGCCTAATTGCAGCCAATCATTACTTCCCATTCATCCCAACCACGCATTTATCGTGcgattaattttcattcacaTTCTCTACCGCGGGATACTCGAAAGTCCTATCCCATGAGTGATCGAAGATTACGGAACTAGGTTCCAGAGTGTTTGGTATGCTCATATCTCCACCGAGGCACACCCTCGCCGGTTCAACGGGCGGTTTATGGGAGGAAGAGGGTTACTCATACACACTAGCTACTTTTTGTCTTATCGGATAACCTTAGGAGAGGGCAGTTCTCGGGCAGAATTAACTCTCGATGTTATGCAACGGGTCACACGTACGACCGGAGGCCCTTTTTGAGATGAGGATCGCACGATGTTGCGTGTGAATGACTGTAAAACGCACGTCGTTCGAATTGCGCACAGGGCATTCGCTTCTTGCATGGGGAGGTTTCCGAGCCGGTACGTACCGATGCCGGTGTGATGAAGTTTGTCGTCTGCACCTTCCTCCGAGCGGTAGTGACCTTGACCGTGAGGAAGTCGCCATTTTTGTCTTAACGCCACAGCGATCGAATAGCCAAGCATTGGATCGAGGTCTGAAGATAAATCCTAGCCTTCGCCACTCTACGACGAGCTCGATTAATCGCTGGTAAGTGGAATTCTATAAGcttcttcgtttgttttgttttttccccccctatATCCAGTTGCTAATGAGGCATCCGCTGTGAATTGTACCATTGACAGGCCCGTCCATTAATCATAAACACCGTTGATGGCTCGCAAGGCTGGAACAGACCACTTCTGGCCCTCCGCCAAAGCGACGAACATTTACTTTGATGCTGAAATCTTGTGGGCTCTTGGCCGGACGAGATGAGCTCATCGGAGCATCAGAAGTGGTTTTCCGACCTGCTGCCGCGAGGCTCGTTGCTAAgcgaatgtttttttattcgcaCTTTTAATTGCCAATCTTTGCGCATAAATAAGCACAACATCTTTCCGACAATGGGGCTTGCTTCTCCCAAAGGCCCCAAAATAGAACGTACGGTTCCGGTTGGGTTCGGATACCGACGAGAAAACTCGCTTGGCATGGCGTTCCTAGAAGCGAATTAAAAATGCATATCCATCGTCCTCGGGGTAGTCGccgctttttccttttcgtagaACGCATTCTCCCACTCCAGAAGTGAACGGGGCGCCAGCGTCAACGGATAGACTCTAGTTCGCGCAAACAGGATATCCGGAATCGTTACACATTCCGGTGACGGTGGAGCAAACACCTCAGAATAGCTCTAGCCGGTGACCAACAGCGCGTTGTTCCAGTGTCGTGTCGCACGTGAAGAAAAAGTTCAAATAAATCGTTACATAGTAACGTCTGCTCGCGGCTCGCATGGCGTCTCGAGGCGACAGCCTGCTTAAATCAAAGCTTACTGGGGCGCGGTGCCGATTTGAGAGTTCTAATTGGAGCGAGTGCTTTTCGATCGATTAATATGGCTGCTCGCGCGCGTAGATTTCCAAATTAATTGCCATCCATAATCGATCgcgcaccatcaccaccacctttGCCTGCCCAAGGCCTGCACGAAGGGAAATGTTGGAAGCTTCCGAATGTTTCGTGGAGAGTGGGGTTGTCCGGAAAAGGGAGGTGGTTCACCGACATGTGCTGCGCGAGGACCCAAATGCAACGATCTGTGACCGTTCGCGACTCACGTTGTGCCTGCGCCGCTCGAACGCTTAGAACGCGTCTAGGAGCACGTGTTAGccaatatgtgtgtgtgtgtgtcaatgACGGGTGAAAGTTGTTCTGCTCGAATCGTCAGAAGTGAACGATAGGTGGATGACACTTGCCGTTTGGAATTTCCTCCCCACAAAGGGGATGTTATTTGTTCCTGGTTTGAGAAGGGCTTCCTACCAGGAAGTTAGCTTTtcattatcattttattttattttcatataagTTTTGCTGAAGCAACGTGAAAATGAATCTTCGATTGAGTAGTTTGAAACTGTACACGTTATTGAGATTTTATAACAGTTCGTTTTTACTACATTTTATAAAGAATGCtttagtttaaattttaacgTAACGAATGATTtccgtttgtgtgtttgctgaTCTCTTCTTTCAAGATTCTTATTTCTCTTTCTGTGATTTGAGTCGTTTTGCATTTGCACAGCTGTTAAAAACTCAAAggaataaatgaaacaaaagttttgtttatccACGTCTATCTCAAATTGTCGCTAAGCCGAATCACCCTGAACcacgtttaaacaaacaaccgtAGTGcattaaaaatcgattgctCATCAAACATGCTAATAAAGGAGATCAGCAGATCTGGTGACTGTACATATAAATCGTAAGGAATCCCCCTCTTCCTTTTACAGAAGAAGTCCCAGGAAAAAATTCCCTATTTAGGAATGGCACAAGTCACGGAAACGGAGAAAGAGCAATAGGACCAGGGGTGTTATACTGCACCCCCATTCGTTTAACGTTGAATGATAAACAATCTTCCGTGATCTTCGCTGCGCCGTGGCTCATCTTGCGAACGAAAAGgagtgggattttttcgggggATCGTCAACTCCATTTACGCCTTTTGTGGATGAAACCAGTTTCATCCCGCCGGAGATGTCCCGGAGTAGGTTTTTTGTGGACTTCTGAAATGGTGACGTCAGGCGGCTGAAGAACAGCTGGTAAATCCCCCAAAAGATAGGAAAAAAGGGCACTGAACGGTCAAATGAACGAACCAGAAACGAAGGTGAGATGCATTAGCACAATCTCTTCCGTAGCGACTCAACAAGATTACACCTTCCACCGGTAGGATACAGCCGTTGCCACTAAACTTTAGCTTGGAAGCAGGTGGTGTTGTCTCTAAGGCACCAAGATTTAAAATAGCTCATCAGATTCGGTttctaactcatctgactttGTAGCTAACTCATCAGTTTTGTCTCTTgccgaaaatatgaaaataaacaggGTATTTGTGATTTTCCAAAATAATTATACTACAACAGTTATATACATTAATtcattaataaattaaaactaacTTGTGCCAATTATTATGATTTTTTACCGATTTTCCTcgtaaatttttgtttaaacatttcaaaaaccgCACAgaaattgtttcgtttgttttctaccGCTATTGgtctaatttttgttcaataccaaatttttattttaataattattttacctCATTTCCGTTTTGTGGAAGCTtctcaaaataatttttaatacaaACAACAACCTTCATATCTACaaatacacattttttttagatagAGAAACATTGAAATCAAGAGACAAATTTAGATGAACACAAGACAAAAACTGATGAATTAGAGATACAGGTGCGTTAGAAAGTGTCTATTTCAATCATGAGCGGGTTAGAAGAAAAGATAGGTGACAACGACTGTAAGCATCTGTTCCATTCTCAAATGGCCCCGGAATGAGCGAGATATGCAGATTTGGAACTATTGCGAGCTTTTTATCTCGCCGTTTACTGactaagaaaaaataaaaaccgttaGTTCGTGCACCTACCTGAGATGACCGATTGACTGCGACCGGTTCCGGCCATCGCCAGCACCAAGATGGTGGCCGTTGCTAGGGCTGCGAAGGGCTGCCGTagttgttgctgatgctgctgctgagacATGTTGTGCGGCTATTTGCGTGTGCGGCCAGTGAATTGTGCTTTGATAAAGCTATCTCCCCTCCTTGTTCGAGATGGGCCGGCCTTCGAGGTGGCTGGTGGTAGATTTCTTCACAGATCccaaaaaacagaaactgtCACATCATCTCCTCCGCCACTGCTTTACCCTTCCTGCTGGTCCTCCAGCTCCAGCTACCTGTTTTCAAATAGTCACCAAGAAAAACAACAGTCTAGTTAGATAACAGCAACCATCAATTTGACCAACACGACACTCGCAGCACAGTTTTAGCAACAATATGTTTGTGGTAAAACCCCTTTCGCATCGCCGATCTCCCGTGGGTGTTaatgaaaactgaaaaatcgGTGTGTCTTTCGACAGCATCTGGATTGTGCATAAAATCACACCCCAACGTGATGAATCCCAatcctctctccctccctcgaTGGACGCTCAGGTCGATAGCATCATTTCCATTATCAAACGGAACACGACTTAAATGTGCGTTTTACTTTCGCCTTCCCGTTACAAATCCATTAACACAGATCGGGGTGGTTTTTGCTTCTCCCTCTCCCTAACTGCCCTTTGCATATGTTGCCCGCCTACGGGGGTGGACTCGGTCCACGCAGCGTGGAGATTATTCACACGTGATAGCGTGATAAGAATCGGCGATGTGTACTGGGAGATAggcagattttttttatcttctgcCGACGATGCGAGACGTGCTATAATGATTGTACTCAGCTTAGAGACAATCTGTGTGGAAACAGAGATCAAGGAAAATAGCGAAAAGGTAAGCGCCGTGCGTTGCGGTTGACGTCGGAAATTTCTTGCATGGAATGattgttagtttttattacTACAAAATCTTCCTTTTAAATTGCAGAACGTCATCGAGATCTAGCGCACATCTTTGTATCATCGTTATTAAAAGAAACGTTTTGTAAGAACGAAttgaattcatattttcttatAGTGATGATCAAGCTGGTTATGGACCCAAGAAgtaaaataatattcaaaAACATCTTTGGATTTTTTCAATCTCTGTATTCCCACGAAACAGAATGGAGTTATTAttttatggaaaataaatcaatcattctTCGGTCAGAAACCATATTGCAATATCAATCAATATAAATATGACAATGTATTGTGCACATTAGTTAATGTTTTCGCAATCaccaattaaaattatttccacaGTATTAACCACCATTTTACAAAACATTATCAATTTTACATATTGAATATCAT
This window harbors:
- the LOC131284786 gene encoding LOW QUALITY PROTEIN: uncharacterized protein LOC131284786 (The sequence of the model RefSeq protein was modified relative to this genomic sequence to represent the inferred CDS: substituted 1 base at 1 genomic stop codon), coding for MSQQQHQQQLRQPFAALATATILVLAMAGTGRSQSVISDCDTSKCPPLSNISEASLEPGQRVRRELDPCCEVLRLYCDPTACPPTIEFCDVERTVRPRAVPGRCCTLQRCDNFCETYTNGEVRMRDVGEKWFNMVNASTCVNYECLRNEANETFINSIGIECNTTCPEGFEPQLSGNHCCPQCVPARCKFDERFYRAGDSWESPDGCLVYRCNREDGFFAISSSRKQCPPVDNCPTQDLVDSGCCKVCNRTDPRAETSRTTPLEEDVEGVDFFDEQSYRDHPCRRECTLGRRPETCYYRFRLEWYRTLSKACYNCPQNRTDCDRPHCIAGDGVRRNVAVINRMMPGPAIEVCENDIIVVDVENHLMGESTTIHWHGLHQRRTPYMDGVPHVSQCPISPGTTFRYTFRADNPGTHFWHSHTGMQRGDGAFGALIIRRDNDIQQLLYDEDLSEHVITVQDWGHEQGVSLFAAHHHSTGDNKPPNLLINGRGKYFQRFAKLPIPLTPLSTSTSQPELDETGEDLPTTERFNQAEENTQRTEAPTTEPQDVQTEVDIDTTTVPSNRGESDDVELLQASSNNGLKMVLRSQDVRHRMKRQSRTVNFNAVVVPESRHIPLKVFHVDKGRRYRFRLINAEFLNCPVELSIENHNLTVIASDGFGIQPVDDLGSFVSYAGERFDFVVKANQPVGNYLMRFRGLMDCDERFTSAYQFAVLRYRGAPDDVEYESWPPYDYEAPGRQLNSLNRGPGAEDVITIAETNSLDQEDLLLLRNETDYKFYVYYDFYGKDNPHFHVPNLYGFGQVINNTNRLYTPQLNHISMRMPPVPFLPGKDLLDESQFCNETTVRDRNCRSEFCECSHVIQIPLHATVEMVMIDEGYTFDANHPFHLHGHAFRVVGMDRISRNTTVEDIRAMDEAGLLKRRFKRAPIKDTVTIPDGGYTIIRFIANNPGYWLFHCHIEFHAEIGMSLVLKVGDRSEMLPTPANFPTCYDYKPELGQLVEQRYLIQSLLCLGFYXYSCMSSIVLAFLKDI